The DNA region CTCCGGGCTGAGGTAGAGCCCGGAGGCAACGTCGCCGAACTGCAGATCGAGGTCCACCACCACTACGCTCATCGGCGCCACTTTGCCCAGGCCGACGGCGAGATTGGTTGCGATGGTGGTTTTCCCGACACCGCCTTTCGGGGAGAAAACGCCGATCACCCGTCCTTTGCCGCTCTGGGCCTGCTGCGGCTGGCCTGCGCGGTGGCGGCTGGCGAAGGACTGGCAGGCACGCTCCAACAGCACCCGCAGCTGGGCGGGCTCCGCGGACGGGCTGAGGATGTCACGCACACCGGCACGCATGGCATGCAGGATGAGCTCCGGGTCAGGCTCGCTAACCAGGAGAACCGTAAGGTCAGGTAGCTGGACGTCGAGCACGGTGGCCAGGCGGAGTGCCTCATCAATGGGTACATCCGGTCCCAGGATGAGGACCTCCGGCTGTTCCTGGTTGAGCTGTGCGAACAAGTCGTACGGGCCTGCGGGTAGGACGTTCGTGAAGAATGTCTGGACACCGCCTTGGAGACCGCCCGCCACTGCCTGCCGCAACCGGCTGTCAAAATCCGCATTTGGTGTGATCAGGACGAAGCGGCTCACTTGTAGACCTCGCTCCGCTGAATGATCCGGGGGCCGCTGTCAGTGGCGTCGATGGGTTCCTTGCTGAGCCACATTTTGGCGTACTCCGCGGCGAAGACGATCTTGGCTGCGTCAACATCAGTGACGGCAACAGTCAGCATGAGGGAACCCGTTGGCAGGGTGGTGTCCTGCGGGTCGGCTGCGTTAGGGTCAGCGCTCGCCGTCGGCGCGGGGGCGGCTTTTGGCGTTGCTACGGGCGCCCGCTGGACGGCCGTGACGAGTGCCTTGCGGACGGTCAGCTTGGTGGTTTCCTTGTCGGCCTTGGCCTCCAGGCCACCTGTGTCCATGGACACGAAGATGCCCACATGGTCGCCGGGGGCTAGCCGGCCACCAACCACGCGGTCCGGTTCAAGCTGGAAGGAGACTTCCTGCAGGCCGGCCGGAACTTCCACCGATCCTTGCGTTTTGAGTTCATCTGGAGCGATCAGGCGCTCGGCCACAAGCTGTTCGCCTGGTACGAGGTCCACGGCAGCCACCTTGCCCGTTGAGGCGTCAAGGGACTTGAGGGACGAGTCAGTCACTGCTGCTGCCGGAAGTTGCTCCGTTGCCAACGAGGCCGCCATGGATTCCACCGGAGTGCCTGCGGGAATGGCCGTCTTCACAACCAGGACCGCCACGGGCTCGAGGTTCTTAACGGCCCGCTGGTCCGCGCCCTGGGCATAAGACATAACCAACATGGCGCCGACGATGGCGAGGACGATGGCCGCGATCCCGGCTACTAGGCGTGACTTCACGTCAGGGTTCTCCAATTGTGAGGCGGACTACAGACGTCCCGTAGTCGGGGGTGTTGCCGAGTTCAAGGGCTTTGCTCAGCGAGACGTACTCCACGAAATGCCCGCGAAGGCATTTGTTGCAAATCTGGCCGCCGGATATTTGCCAACTTGCGCTGGCAAAGTGGTAGGCGGTTACGTGAAAGGCTGCGAAGCCCTTGATGTAGTATTCACCCCCGGAGCCAGTCCCTGCCGCGACGGCGTAGAGGGGCAGAAGCACGGTTTGATTGTTCATCTTGCTTAGGTCGTCCGCGGTGCACACGGAAGGCATGCTGGCACCGGGATCGCTGTAAACCCAGGTTCCTTCATGGTCGGCAGTGCCGACGGTCACAGTGATGCCGCATTCGCCATCCGTTTCGCCATCCCTTGAATCCTTCAGCCAACCAAATCCGCCTGGAATTCCCCCGCAGCCGTTGACTGCCAACTCAAGCACTTGCTCGCTTCCCACGCCGGCTGCAGCATCCAGGTTGAACTTGCATGCAGCAATTGCCAGCGGCAGGATCACGGGGCCCTTTGACGGTGTGCCCCACTGAACGCTCGAAGTGGCTGATACCTCGGCGCTGGGGATGCCGAGGACACCCGCGAAGAAAAGCGAGACGCTGTTCGTGGCGCCGCCGGCTTCTTTCGCACCTGTTGTCACCCGGACCGTGCCGTTATCCTTGTCGAGGTCGATGGACTTCATGTTGCTCAGCCCATCCACCGAATTCAAATTGGCGAAGTCTGCAGCCAGCGGAGATATTTCGGAGCAGTTCGTATCCGCCTTATCCTTGGCGCATTTCTGGGCCACCATCAAGGCCGCTGCGTCTGCGCCGTTTTGCAGTTGCGCGCGTTCGGAGTAGAGCTTGGCGACGTCAATGGAGATGGCCGCGAAACCGAGCAGCACCACCATGAGTATGGCGACGATGACGGCGGTCCCGCCGCGTTCCCTATCGGTTGGTTCTGCTATCCGCCGCACAGCATGGTTCCCTTCCCTGTCATGGCGAACGGGCCTGCGATTCCGGTTATGGTGGGAAGCGTGTAGTGAACAACAACTGAGATTTGCGGGACTGCTGCACCGGGGGTAACAGGGCAACTTGATGGATTAAAATCAATATTTGCTGCTGTAAGCGTGGCACCGAAAGTAATTGCTTTGTTTGCTGCCGCAAGCGCGGCGGCCTTCTTCTCGCTGACAGGTATCGCGCTATTGCTGATCGCCATGGAACGGACGGACTCACGCGCTGCATTCGTAAGTGACATCTGCACGTTGTAGGCGCGACCGAACTCCATGATGCCTAAGAACAGCATGATGAGGATAGGTGCCAAAAGCGCGAACTCAACCGCGACAGCGCCGCGTTCGGATGTTCGCCACATGGCGTCACCTTCCTCAAAGCGTATTGGCCACGAAATGTGAGTCGGGTGGCGGAGGCTGTTGAGGCCTCCGCCACCCGTCCACAGGTTACGAGGTAGAGAGCGTGGCTGCCTCGATTAAGCCGCGCATTTGGCGTCAACCGCAGCGACAGCCCCAGCTCCAGCGGCGTCAGCGGGGACAGCGGCCACAGCGGGAACAAATGCTTTACCGGAGACGGAGCACTGAGCCTTGATGAAGGTCTCTTTCATGCTGCCACCCAGCAGCGTGACAGCGGCAATGATGACGACGGCGATGAGGGCGACCATGATGCCGTATTCGACGGCGGTCGCACCCTTTTCATCGCGGTGAAGGCGGGCAGAGACGTTCGTGTAGAGAGAAAGCATTTTGAACTCCTGAGCGAGTGAAGGGAAGCTGGTCCGTCACCAGCTCTGTAAAATAGAATGCAACGAGATTTCCCCTGGAAGTACGGAATTTGCCATTTCCTGTGTAAAGCTTTCCCAAGCTGTGCATTTCCTGCGGTTTCACTGCGCCAACCTTGCATTTGCCTACTTTTCCCGTGTACAAAAGGTCCTCTTCC from Arthrobacter pascens includes:
- the cpaB gene encoding Flp pilus assembly protein CpaB; this encodes MKSRLVAGIAAIVLAIVGAMLVMSYAQGADQRAVKNLEPVAVLVVKTAIPAGTPVESMAASLATEQLPAAAVTDSSLKSLDASTGKVAAVDLVPGEQLVAERLIAPDELKTQGSVEVPAGLQEVSFQLEPDRVVGGRLAPGDHVGIFVSMDTGGLEAKADKETTKLTVRKALVTAVQRAPVATPKAAPAPTASADPNAADPQDTTLPTGSLMLTVAVTDVDAAKIVFAAEYAKMWLSKEPIDATDSGPRIIQRSEVYK
- a CDS encoding TadE/TadG family type IV pilus assembly protein, with amino-acid sequence MRRIAEPTDRERGGTAVIVAILMVVLLGFAAISIDVAKLYSERAQLQNGADAAALMVAQKCAKDKADTNCSEISPLAADFANLNSVDGLSNMKSIDLDKDNGTVRVTTGAKEAGGATNSVSLFFAGVLGIPSAEVSATSSVQWGTPSKGPVILPLAIAACKFNLDAAAGVGSEQVLELAVNGCGGIPGGFGWLKDSRDGETDGECGITVTVGTADHEGTWVYSDPGASMPSVCTADDLSKMNNQTVLLPLYAVAAGTGSGGEYYIKGFAAFHVTAYHFASASWQISGGQICNKCLRGHFVEYVSLSKALELGNTPDYGTSVVRLTIGEP
- a CDS encoding TadE/TadG family type IV pilus assembly protein, with protein sequence MWRTSERGAVAVEFALLAPILIMLFLGIMEFGRAYNVQMSLTNAARESVRSMAISNSAIPVSEKKAAALAAANKAITFGATLTAANIDFNPSSCPVTPGAAVPQISVVVHYTLPTITGIAGPFAMTGKGTMLCGG
- a CDS encoding Flp family type IVb pilin, whose translation is MLSLYTNVSARLHRDEKGATAVEYGIMVALIAVVIIAAVTLLGGSMKETFIKAQCSVSGKAFVPAVAAVPADAAGAGAVAAVDAKCAA